In the Klebsiella aerogenes KCTC 2190 genome, one interval contains:
- the chiP gene encoding chitoporin ChiP gives MRTFSGKRSTLALAIAAVTAMSGWVVAPQASAAGFIDDSTLTGGIYYWQRERDRKNVETDKYETNLSHSTWNANLDFQSGYAADMFGIDIAAFTAIEMAENGDSGHPNEIAFSSSNRAYSEDYSGDKSGISLYKAAAKFKFGPAWARAGYIQPTGQTLLAPHWSFMPGTYQGAEAGANFDYGDNGALSFSYMWTNEYKAPWHIEMDDFYQNDKKTKVDYLHSLGAKYDFKNDLVLEAAFGQAEGYIDQYFAKASYKFDIAGSPLSASYQFYGTRDKVSNGGVNDIYDGTAWLQAITFGYKAADVLDLRLEGTWVKADGQQGYFLQRMTPTYASSNGRLDIWWDNRSDFNANGEKAVFFGAMYDMKNWDMPGWAFGASYVYAWDAKPGRMASPDAYYDPNYRLKESAYSLDAIYTLQEGRAKGTMFKLHFTQYDNHSDIPSWSGGYGNIFQDERDVKFMVIAPFTIF, from the coding sequence ATGCGTACGTTTAGTGGCAAACGTAGTACGCTGGCGCTGGCTATTGCCGCCGTCACCGCGATGTCGGGTTGGGTTGTGGCTCCACAGGCCAGCGCAGCAGGCTTTATCGATGATTCTACTTTAACTGGCGGTATCTATTACTGGCAGCGCGAGCGCGACCGTAAAAACGTAGAAACCGACAAGTATGAAACCAACCTTTCCCATTCTACCTGGAACGCCAACCTGGATTTCCAGTCCGGCTATGCCGCTGATATGTTCGGGATTGATATTGCTGCCTTTACCGCGATAGAAATGGCGGAAAACGGCGACAGCGGCCACCCGAACGAAATTGCCTTCTCCTCCAGTAACCGTGCCTACAGTGAAGATTATTCCGGCGATAAGAGCGGGATTAGCCTGTATAAAGCAGCGGCTAAATTTAAATTCGGCCCGGCGTGGGCGCGCGCGGGTTATATCCAGCCGACCGGGCAAACGCTGCTGGCGCCGCACTGGAGCTTTATGCCGGGTACCTATCAGGGGGCGGAAGCCGGAGCCAACTTCGACTATGGCGATAACGGCGCGCTGAGTTTCTCCTACATGTGGACCAACGAATATAAAGCGCCGTGGCATATCGAGATGGATGATTTCTACCAGAACGATAAGAAAACCAAGGTCGACTATCTGCACTCTCTTGGCGCGAAATACGATTTTAAAAACGATCTGGTGCTGGAAGCCGCTTTTGGCCAGGCTGAAGGTTATATCGATCAATACTTTGCGAAGGCCAGCTACAAATTTGATATTGCCGGTTCGCCGTTAAGCGCCAGCTATCAGTTCTATGGTACCCGCGATAAAGTCAGCAACGGCGGCGTCAACGACATCTACGACGGCACCGCGTGGCTGCAGGCGATCACCTTTGGCTATAAAGCGGCCGATGTGCTGGATCTGCGTCTGGAAGGGACCTGGGTTAAAGCCGATGGCCAGCAGGGCTACTTCCTGCAGCGTATGACGCCAACCTATGCCTCCTCTAATGGTCGTCTCGATATCTGGTGGGATAACCGCTCCGACTTTAACGCCAACGGCGAGAAAGCAGTATTCTTCGGCGCGATGTATGACATGAAGAACTGGGATATGCCGGGCTGGGCGTTTGGCGCTTCCTATGTTTACGCCTGGGATGCGAAGCCTGGCAGAATGGCATCCCCGGATGCTTACTACGATCCTAACTATCGTCTGAAAGAGTCCGCCTACAGTCTGGATGCTATCTACACCCTGCAGGAAGGCCGGGCGAAAGGAACGATGTTCAAACTGCACTTCACGCAATACGACAACCACTCCGACATCCCAAGCTGGAGCGGTGGTTACGGCAACATCTTCCAGGATGAGCGTGACGTGAAGTTTATGGTTATCGCGCCGTTCACCATTTTCTGA
- the ybfE gene encoding LexA regulated protein, with translation MAKEQTDRTTLDLFANERRPGRPKTNPLSRDEQLRINKRNQLKRDKVRGLKRVELKLNADAVDALNELAEARNMSRSDLIEEMLMHQLACLRNQGEV, from the coding sequence ATGGCAAAAGAACAAACGGACCGAACGACATTAGATTTGTTCGCAAATGAGCGTCGCCCGGGTAGACCGAAAACCAATCCGCTTTCGCGCGATGAACAACTGCGCATCAACAAACGCAATCAGCTCAAACGCGATAAGGTTCGCGGCTTGAAGCGCGTTGAGTTGAAGCTCAACGCCGATGCGGTCGACGCGCTTAATGAGCTGGCGGAAGCCCGCAACATGAGCCGCAGCGATCTTATCGAAGAGATGCTGATGCACCAACTGGCCTGCCTGCGTAACCAGGGCGAAGTCTGA
- the tcuR gene encoding tricarballylate utilization LysR family transcriptional regulator TcuR, producing MELRQLRYFVRIVETGSMGRAALDLNIGVSALSQQMARLENELAIRLLQRTSRGVMPTSAGLAFYSQAQLALRHADDAILAAREARLSGHVSVGMAPSTASVLGVPFINAMRESYADVRLHLVESLSGNLERMINTRQLDLAIVFQKEKILRWSARPILEERLFLIGAHDVLAPLPGDSISPDQLAAIPLIMPSQGHGLRGRLDAICQEHAINVDVVAEIDGLALLMRAVRDGLGATLQPGAAISHLDSEALRVIGVDNPVLSRPNFLVSLSDDELTPAGLAARVMLAKVMRQLVESGNWPGASLYTS from the coding sequence ATGGAGCTGCGCCAGCTACGCTATTTTGTCCGCATCGTGGAAACCGGCAGTATGGGCCGCGCCGCGCTCGATCTGAATATTGGCGTCTCTGCGCTCAGCCAGCAAATGGCGCGTCTGGAAAATGAACTCGCTATCCGCCTGCTGCAACGGACTTCGCGCGGCGTAATGCCCACCAGCGCCGGCCTCGCCTTTTACTCGCAGGCGCAACTGGCGCTGCGCCATGCTGACGATGCCATTCTTGCCGCGCGTGAAGCACGCCTTTCCGGTCACGTCAGCGTCGGTATGGCGCCGAGCACCGCTTCTGTGCTGGGCGTACCTTTTATCAACGCCATGCGCGAAAGCTACGCCGACGTCCGCCTGCACCTGGTGGAAAGCCTCTCCGGCAATCTGGAACGGATGATCAACACTCGCCAGCTCGATTTAGCCATCGTTTTCCAGAAAGAGAAGATCCTGCGCTGGAGCGCCCGACCCATTCTTGAGGAACGTCTGTTCCTGATTGGCGCCCATGACGTGCTGGCGCCGCTGCCCGGCGATAGCATCTCTCCGGACCAGCTTGCCGCCATCCCGCTGATTATGCCAAGCCAGGGACATGGCCTGCGCGGCAGGCTGGACGCTATTTGCCAGGAGCACGCCATCAACGTTGACGTGGTGGCTGAAATCGATGGCCTGGCCCTGCTGATGCGCGCCGTCCGTGACGGGCTCGGCGCCACGCTGCAGCCGGGCGCGGCGATTTCTCATCTCGACAGCGAGGCGCTAAGAGTGATCGGCGTCGATAATCCGGTACTAAGCCGACCGAATTTTCTGGTCAGTCTTTCCGATGACGAACTCACCCCGGCAGGCCTTGCGGCACGGGTAATGCTGGCAAAAGTCATGCGCCAGCTAGTTGAATCCGGCAACTGGCCGGGCGCCAGTCTTTACACTTCATAA
- the fldA gene encoding flavodoxin FldA: MAIIGIFFGSDTGNTENIAKMIQKQLGKDVAEVHDIAKSSKEDLESHDILLLGIPTWYYGEAQCDWDDFFPTLEEIDFNGKLVAVFGCGDQEDYAEYFCDALGTIRDIIEPRGATIVGHWPTAGYHFEASKGLADDDHFVGLAIDEDRQPELTNERVEKWVKQISEELHLEEIKNA; the protein is encoded by the coding sequence ATGGCAATCATCGGCATCTTTTTTGGCAGCGACACCGGCAACACCGAAAATATTGCAAAAATGATCCAAAAGCAGCTCGGTAAAGACGTTGCTGAAGTTCACGACATTGCCAAGAGCAGCAAAGAAGATCTGGAAAGCCACGATATTCTGCTGCTCGGCATCCCAACCTGGTACTACGGCGAAGCGCAGTGCGACTGGGATGACTTCTTCCCGACGCTGGAAGAGATCGACTTCAACGGTAAGCTGGTAGCCGTCTTTGGCTGCGGCGACCAGGAAGATTACGCAGAATACTTCTGCGATGCGCTGGGCACCATTCGTGACATCATTGAACCGCGCGGCGCAACCATCGTTGGCCACTGGCCGACCGCGGGTTACCACTTCGAAGCGTCTAAAGGCCTGGCGGACGACGATCACTTCGTCGGTCTGGCGATTGATGAAGACCGTCAGCCGGAACTGACCAACGAGCGCGTTGAGAAGTGGGTGAAGCAGATTTCCGAAGAGCTGCATCTGGAAGAAATCAAAAACGCCTAA
- the tcuB gene encoding tricarballylate utilization 4Fe-4S protein TcuB — protein sequence MKSLEKLIIEAQIITEPEAEVERVMQVCNACRYCEGFCAVFPAMTQRLAFGKADINYLANLCHNCGACLHACQYAPPHEFAINVPKAMAEVRLETYQHYARPAAFGSLYRRAGIATVLALVAGLVLFLLLAMGLKGSLLHPPLAGDFYQIFPHNLLAWMFGSVFIVAIGLLMSGVIRFWREISPGQPQAGDIARASHDALTLKYLDGGHGKGCNEANDAFTLMRRRFHHFTFYGFMLCFAATVVATGYHYFAGWEAPYPFFSVPVMLGTLGGIGLLVGPAGLLWLNLRRSPLHGDARQKPMDRAFILLLLLTSFTGLALLAGRDTSWMGILLAIHLGVVMALFLTLPYGKFAHGFYRCAALLKWAIEKRRGKQAAVAGD from the coding sequence ATGAAGTCGCTTGAAAAGCTGATCATCGAGGCGCAAATCATCACCGAGCCGGAGGCGGAAGTCGAACGGGTGATGCAGGTCTGTAACGCCTGTCGCTATTGCGAAGGGTTTTGCGCCGTGTTCCCTGCCATGACCCAGCGTCTGGCATTCGGCAAGGCGGATATTAACTATCTGGCGAACCTGTGCCACAACTGCGGCGCCTGTCTGCACGCCTGTCAGTATGCCCCGCCGCACGAGTTTGCGATTAATGTTCCCAAAGCAATGGCGGAAGTGCGGCTGGAAACCTATCAACATTACGCCCGGCCCGCCGCTTTCGGCAGTTTATATCGCCGTGCGGGGATCGCCACGGTGCTGGCGCTGGTCGCGGGTCTTGTTCTGTTTCTGCTGCTGGCGATGGGGCTTAAAGGTTCGCTGCTGCACCCGCCGCTGGCCGGTGATTTCTACCAGATTTTCCCGCATAACCTGCTGGCGTGGATGTTCGGTTCGGTTTTCATTGTGGCCATTGGTTTATTGATGAGCGGGGTGATTCGTTTCTGGCGCGAGATCTCGCCTGGCCAACCGCAAGCTGGTGATATCGCCAGGGCCTCGCATGATGCGCTGACGTTGAAATATCTCGACGGTGGCCACGGTAAAGGCTGTAACGAGGCCAATGATGCCTTCACGCTGATGCGCCGCCGTTTTCACCACTTCACCTTTTACGGCTTTATGCTCTGTTTCGCCGCCACGGTTGTGGCTACGGGCTATCACTATTTCGCCGGCTGGGAAGCCCCCTACCCGTTCTTCAGCGTACCGGTGATGCTGGGCACGCTCGGCGGCATCGGACTACTGGTAGGCCCTGCGGGTTTGCTATGGCTGAACCTGCGCCGCTCGCCGCTGCACGGCGACGCGCGGCAAAAACCAATGGATCGCGCTTTTATCCTACTGTTGCTGCTGACCAGTTTTACCGGGCTCGCGCTACTGGCGGGCCGGGACACCTCGTGGATGGGCATTCTGCTTGCTATCCATCTCGGGGTGGTGATGGCGCTGTTTTTAACGCTGCCTTACGGAAAATTTGCCCACGGATTTTATCGCTGTGCGGCGCTACTCAAGTGGGCGATTGAGAAACGCCGCGGAAAACAGGCGGCAGTCGCAGGTGACTAA
- the ybfF gene encoding esterase, whose translation MKLNSRAQSAQNPHNKSPIVLVHGLFGSLDNLGILARDLVADYDILQVDMRNHGLSPRSPEMTYRAMAQDLLDTLDDHQIEKATFIGHSMGGKAVMALTALAPDRIAGLVAIDIAPVAYHVRRHDEIFAAINAVSESTASTRQQAAQVMREYINEEGVIQFLLKSFVDGAWRFNVPALWDQYPHIVGWETVPAWPHPAQFIPGGNSPYVTDEYRDALLAQFPQARAHVIAGAGHWVHAEKPEAVLRAIRRYLSTIEA comes from the coding sequence ATGAAATTAAATAGCCGAGCGCAATCTGCACAAAACCCGCACAATAAATCCCCAATCGTCCTGGTACATGGCCTGTTCGGCAGCCTGGACAATCTTGGGATCCTCGCCCGCGATCTGGTCGCCGACTACGATATATTGCAGGTCGATATGCGCAACCACGGCTTATCGCCGCGTTCACCGGAGATGACCTACCGCGCGATGGCGCAGGATCTGCTCGATACCCTCGACGATCATCAAATCGAGAAAGCGACCTTTATCGGCCATTCGATGGGCGGCAAAGCGGTGATGGCGCTGACCGCGCTGGCGCCGGATCGCATCGCCGGGCTGGTGGCGATTGATATCGCGCCGGTGGCTTATCACGTCCGCCGTCATGATGAGATCTTCGCGGCGATTAACGCCGTCAGCGAATCCACCGCCAGCACCCGCCAGCAGGCGGCGCAGGTAATGCGCGAGTATATAAATGAAGAAGGCGTCATTCAGTTTCTGCTGAAATCCTTTGTCGACGGCGCGTGGCGCTTCAACGTGCCGGCGCTGTGGGATCAATACCCGCATATTGTCGGCTGGGAAACCGTGCCCGCCTGGCCGCACCCGGCGCAATTTATTCCCGGCGGCAACTCCCCTTATGTCACCGATGAATACCGCGACGCGCTGCTGGCGCAGTTCCCGCAGGCCCGCGCCCACGTCATTGCCGGCGCCGGACACTGGGTGCATGCGGAAAAACCCGAGGCGGTTTTACGCGCAATTCGCCGTTATCTGAGCACAATTGAAGCCTGA
- a CDS encoding MFS transporter: protein MTQPTSRAGTFGAILRVTSGNFLEQFDFFLFGFYATYIARTFFPAESEFAALMLTFAVFGSGFLMRPIGAVVLGAYIDRIGRRKGLMVTLAIMGCGTLLIALVPGYQTIGVLAPVLVLIGRLLQGFSAGVELGGVSVYLSEIAKPGKKGFYTSWQSASQQVAIVMAALIGYALNETLGHDEIAEWGWRIPFFIGCLIIPLIFVLRRSLQETEAFLQRKHRPDTKEILTTIVKNWRIISAGTLLVAMTTTTFYFITVYTPTYGRAVLHLSARDSLLVTMLVGISNFIWLPIGGALSDKIGRRPVLMGITVLALLTTWPVMQWLTAAPDFTRMTLVLLWFSFFFGMYNGAMVAALTEVMPVYVRTVGFSLAFSLATAIFGGLTPAISTALVEITGDKSAPGWWLMCAALCGFAATAMLFMRLSRGYQPAEIPR, encoded by the coding sequence ATGACCCAACCAACCTCGCGCGCCGGTACCTTCGGCGCAATTCTCCGCGTAACCAGCGGTAATTTTCTCGAGCAATTCGACTTCTTTCTGTTTGGTTTCTATGCCACCTATATCGCCAGGACCTTCTTTCCGGCAGAGAGTGAGTTCGCGGCATTGATGCTCACCTTTGCCGTATTTGGTTCCGGTTTCCTGATGCGCCCCATCGGCGCGGTGGTATTAGGAGCTTATATCGACAGGATCGGTCGCCGCAAAGGGCTGATGGTCACCCTGGCGATTATGGGCTGCGGCACGTTACTGATTGCGCTGGTGCCGGGCTACCAAACCATCGGCGTGCTGGCGCCGGTGCTGGTCTTAATTGGCCGTTTGTTGCAAGGATTCTCGGCCGGGGTCGAGCTCGGCGGTGTGTCGGTCTACCTGTCGGAAATCGCCAAACCGGGGAAAAAGGGGTTCTATACCAGTTGGCAGTCCGCCAGCCAACAGGTCGCCATCGTCATGGCGGCGCTGATTGGCTACGCGCTGAACGAGACGCTGGGTCACGACGAGATTGCAGAATGGGGCTGGCGCATTCCCTTCTTTATCGGCTGCCTGATTATCCCGCTGATTTTCGTGCTCCGGCGTTCGCTGCAGGAGACCGAAGCGTTTCTGCAGCGTAAGCATCGTCCCGATACCAAAGAGATACTGACCACTATTGTTAAAAACTGGCGCATCATCAGCGCGGGCACCTTACTGGTGGCGATGACCACCACCACCTTTTATTTTATTACCGTCTATACCCCAACTTATGGCAGAGCGGTACTGCATCTGAGCGCACGCGACAGCTTGCTGGTCACGATGCTGGTCGGTATCTCTAACTTTATCTGGTTGCCGATTGGCGGGGCGCTGTCAGACAAAATAGGCCGCCGTCCGGTACTGATGGGAATTACCGTCCTGGCGCTGCTGACCACCTGGCCGGTGATGCAATGGCTCACCGCCGCGCCGGATTTCACCCGCATGACGCTGGTGCTGCTGTGGTTCTCGTTCTTCTTTGGTATGTATAACGGCGCAATGGTGGCGGCGCTAACGGAAGTGATGCCGGTCTACGTTCGCACCGTGGGCTTTTCGCTGGCGTTTAGCCTCGCCACCGCTATCTTCGGTGGGCTGACGCCGGCTATCTCTACCGCACTGGTCGAAATCACCGGTGATAAGAGCGCGCCAGGCTGGTGGCTGATGTGCGCGGCCCTATGCGGATTCGCCGCCACCGCCATGCTGTTCATGCGTCTGAGCCGCGGCTATCAGCCAGCGGAAATACCGCGTTAA
- the tcuA gene encoding FAD-dependent tricarballylate dehydrogenase TcuA has translation MVDVLVIGGGNAALCAALTAREAGASVLLLEAAPREWRGGNSQHTRNLRCMHDAPQDVLVDSYPEEEYWQDLLRVTGGNTNEALARLVIRTSSQCRDWMRRHGVNFQPPLSGALHVARTNAFFMGGGKALVNAYYRSAEQMGVQIRYNTPVQALELRDGEFVAALAGAERITAKTCVLAAGGFESNREWLREAWGQNERGEWPADNFLIRGTRFNQGVLLKFMIDAGADIIGDPSQSHCVAIDARAPLYDGGICTRVDCVSLGVVVNRDAERFYDEGEDFWPKRYAIWGRLVAHQPGQIGYSIIDSKAVGQFMPPVFPGAQANTIAELARQLGLDGERLSQTIASYNAACTPGQFDHTRLDNCATSGLTPPKTHWARPIDTPPYYGYALRPGITFTYLGLYVNQHAAVHFAGKPSRNLFVAGEMMAGNVLGKGYTAGVGMSIGTTFGRIAGQQAALAAQQEKHHEVA, from the coding sequence ATGGTGGATGTACTGGTGATTGGCGGCGGCAACGCCGCGTTATGCGCCGCCTTAACCGCCCGGGAAGCAGGCGCATCCGTACTGCTGCTGGAAGCCGCGCCGCGGGAATGGCGGGGCGGTAACTCTCAGCACACGCGTAACCTGCGTTGTATGCACGATGCGCCGCAGGATGTCTTAGTCGACAGCTACCCGGAAGAAGAATACTGGCAGGATCTGCTGCGCGTCACCGGGGGCAACACCAACGAAGCGCTGGCTCGCCTGGTGATCCGCACTTCGTCGCAATGTCGGGACTGGATGCGCCGTCATGGCGTTAACTTTCAACCACCCTTATCCGGCGCCCTGCATGTCGCCCGCACCAACGCCTTTTTTATGGGCGGCGGTAAAGCCCTGGTCAATGCCTATTACCGCAGCGCCGAGCAGATGGGCGTACAGATCCGCTATAACACGCCGGTGCAGGCGCTTGAATTACGTGATGGCGAATTCGTCGCCGCGCTGGCAGGCGCCGAGCGCATCACCGCGAAAACCTGCGTGCTCGCCGCCGGCGGTTTTGAATCTAACCGCGAGTGGCTGCGCGAAGCCTGGGGGCAAAATGAGCGCGGCGAGTGGCCTGCCGACAACTTTCTCATCCGCGGCACCCGTTTTAACCAGGGAGTACTGCTCAAATTTATGATCGACGCCGGAGCCGATATCATCGGCGATCCTTCACAGTCGCACTGCGTCGCCATTGACGCCCGGGCGCCGCTCTATGACGGCGGCATCTGTACCCGCGTCGACTGCGTGTCTCTGGGGGTGGTGGTGAACCGCGATGCCGAGCGCTTTTATGATGAAGGGGAGGATTTCTGGCCCAAACGTTACGCCATCTGGGGCCGTCTGGTCGCCCACCAGCCGGGGCAAATCGGCTATTCGATCATCGACAGTAAAGCCGTTGGACAGTTTATGCCGCCCGTTTTTCCGGGCGCCCAGGCCAATACCATCGCGGAACTGGCCCGCCAATTGGGGCTGGATGGCGAACGTTTGTCGCAGACCATCGCCAGCTACAATGCCGCCTGTACGCCAGGCCAGTTCGACCATACCCGTCTTGATAACTGCGCTACCTCCGGCCTGACGCCGCCAAAAACTCACTGGGCGCGGCCTATCGATACGCCGCCTTATTATGGTTATGCCCTGCGTCCAGGGATCACCTTCACCTACCTCGGGCTGTACGTCAATCAACACGCCGCCGTTCACTTTGCCGGTAAGCCGAGCCGCAACCTGTTTGTCGCCGGCGAAATGATGGCCGGCAACGTACTGGGCAAAGGCTATACCGCCGGCGTAGGCATGTCGATCGGGACCACATTCGGCCGCATTGCCGGTCAGCAAGCCGCCCTGGCGGCGCAGCAGGAGAAACATCATGAAGTCGCTTGA
- the fur gene encoding ferric iron uptake transcriptional regulator: MTDNNIALKKAGLKVTLPRLKILEVLQEPDNHHVSAEDLYKRLIDMGEEIGLATVYRVLNQFDDAGIVTRHNFEGGKSVFELTQQHHHDHLICLDCGKVIEFSDDSIESRQREIAAQHGIRLTNHSLYLYGHCAEGDCREDEHAHDAVNK, translated from the coding sequence ATGACTGACAACAATATCGCATTAAAGAAGGCTGGCCTGAAAGTCACACTTCCCCGACTGAAAATTCTGGAAGTGTTGCAGGAACCGGATAACCATCACGTCAGTGCGGAAGATTTATACAAACGCCTGATCGATATGGGTGAAGAGATTGGTCTGGCTACCGTTTACCGCGTGCTGAACCAGTTCGACGATGCAGGCATCGTGACTCGCCACAACTTCGAAGGCGGTAAATCCGTATTCGAGCTGACTCAGCAGCACCACCACGATCACCTGATTTGCCTCGATTGCGGCAAAGTGATCGAGTTCAGCGATGATTCTATCGAATCCCGCCAACGTGAAATTGCTGCGCAACACGGCATCCGCTTAACCAACCACAGCCTGTACCTCTACGGCCACTGTGCGGAAGGCGACTGCCGCGAAGATGAACATGCCCACGATGCTGTGAATAAATAA
- the chiQ gene encoding ChiQ/YbfN family lipoprotein, producing MKKLLLIAIMASGLVACAPSPAPKEDSKLKDAYSACINTAEGNPDKIEACQSVLNVLKEEKPHQQFATQESVRVLDYQACIQATRTGNDQAVKARCDKIWQEIRSNNTTK from the coding sequence ATGAAAAAGTTGCTGCTCATCGCCATCATGGCATCGGGTCTGGTTGCCTGCGCGCCATCGCCAGCGCCGAAAGAAGATTCCAAATTGAAAGATGCCTATAGCGCCTGTATCAACACGGCAGAAGGTAATCCGGACAAGATTGAAGCCTGTCAGAGCGTACTCAACGTCCTGAAGGAAGAGAAACCGCATCAGCAGTTTGCGACGCAGGAGAGCGTCAGAGTGCTGGATTATCAGGCCTGTATTCAGGCGACGCGCACCGGTAATGACCAGGCGGTCAAAGCGCGCTGCGATAAAATCTGGCAGGAGATTCGCAGTAATAACACCACTAAATAA
- the seqA gene encoding replication initiation negative regulator SeqA, which yields MKTIEVDDELYRYIASHTLHIGESASDILRRMLKFSAVSQPASGAPAAKAAPAAAPAAAPVVEAKPANPVKDKVRAMRELLLSDEYAEQKRAVNRFMLVLTTLYSLDSKAFSEATESLHGRTRVYFAEDSRTLLKSGNQTKPKQVPGTPWWVITNTNTGRKCSMIEHIMQSMQFPAELIEKVCGTI from the coding sequence ATGAAAACAATCGAAGTTGATGATGAGCTCTACCGCTATATTGCCAGCCACACTCTGCATATCGGCGAGAGCGCATCCGACATTTTACGGCGCATGCTGAAATTTTCCGCCGTTTCTCAGCCTGCATCTGGCGCGCCAGCGGCGAAAGCCGCGCCGGCGGCTGCTCCTGCGGCGGCGCCAGTCGTCGAAGCGAAGCCGGCCAACCCGGTTAAAGATAAAGTCCGCGCCATGCGCGAGCTGCTGTTATCTGACGAATACGCTGAACAAAAGCGCGCGGTTAACCGCTTCATGCTGGTATTGACTACGCTTTACTCGTTAGACAGCAAGGCATTTTCAGAAGCCACTGAGTCTCTGCACGGACGCACCCGCGTATACTTCGCCGAAGACTCACGGACGCTGCTGAAAAGCGGTAATCAGACCAAACCGAAACAGGTTCCTGGTACGCCGTGGTGGGTTATCACCAATACTAATACCGGCCGTAAATGCAGCATGATCGAACACATCATGCAATCAATGCAGTTCCCTGCGGAGCTGATTGAAAAGGTATGCGGCACGATCTAG